Proteins encoded by one window of Collimonas fungivorans:
- a CDS encoding class I SAM-dependent methyltransferase gives MTASSQDQFKYTTISHSEHRYCCPLSPAKARELIAALDLPPNALVLDAGCGKAALLRELVQSMPARGVGVDINARFLAEAASAWTASNPGDPRLTLVESQVEPHPLPTDGYDAIICIGSSHVFGGFEPCLSTCMQWLKPGGLLLVGEGYWKQPPADQYLAILGATRDELTSHSQNAQRALAHGYKLLTSTISSDDEWDQYEGLYYQTMMRHVTAYPADPDAAAFGERAQLWYDNYQASGRSTLGFGYYLLEKILLSR, from the coding sequence ATGACCGCTTCTTCCCAAGATCAATTCAAATACACCACTATCTCGCATAGCGAGCATCGCTACTGCTGCCCCCTTTCGCCAGCCAAGGCCCGCGAATTAATAGCCGCACTCGATCTGCCTCCAAATGCCTTGGTGCTGGATGCCGGATGCGGCAAAGCCGCACTGCTGCGTGAACTGGTGCAGTCGATGCCGGCGCGCGGCGTCGGCGTCGACATCAATGCGCGGTTCCTGGCTGAAGCTGCAAGTGCTTGGACGGCCAGCAATCCAGGCGATCCTCGCCTGACTCTTGTCGAAAGCCAGGTTGAACCTCATCCGCTTCCAACCGACGGCTACGACGCCATCATCTGCATCGGCTCAAGCCATGTCTTCGGCGGTTTTGAGCCCTGCCTCTCTACTTGCATGCAATGGCTCAAGCCGGGAGGCTTGCTGCTGGTCGGCGAAGGATATTGGAAACAGCCGCCTGCGGACCAGTATCTTGCCATTCTCGGCGCAACGCGGGACGAACTCACCAGCCATTCGCAGAATGCTCAACGTGCGCTGGCGCACGGCTACAAGCTGCTGACATCTACGATTAGCAGCGACGACGAGTGGGATCAATACGAAGGTTTGTACTACCAGACAATGATGCGCCATGTGACTGCCTATCCGGCAGATCCGGACGCTGCGGCCTTTGGCGAGCGGGCGCAGCTCTGGTATGACAACTATCAGGCGTCGGGCAGATCAACGCTGGGATTTGGCTATTATCTTTTAGAAAAAATCTTACTATCTCGCTGA
- the mfd gene encoding transcription-repair coupling factor, with protein sequence MSFDLEKLLPKPASRFVLPALHGSADAFALAQAALALKPQQRMLVVIVADATDGQRLRTEIPWFQAGAEQTNGLRCHLLPDWETLPYDAFSPHQDLVSERLATLYEVQNGQCDVLLVPATTALVKMAPPSFLAGYTFFFKQGETLDEARLKSQLTLAGYSHVNQVMSPGEYSVRGGLIDIFPMGSVLPYRLDLFGDAIETIRTFDADTQRSMYPVKEVRLLPGREFPMDEAARSAFRSRWREVFEGDPSRSAIYKDIGNGIASAGIEYYLPLFFEETATLFEYLPASAMFALVGDIDSAIQRFWNDTQSRYRFLKSDRERPLLAPEALFLTGENFFSLAKPFGRWVIQHGDAASELSAPIPNIAVNRRIDDPLTNLRAYLLQSDRRVMICAESNGRRETLQQYFNEYDLPLALCDGYADFTTSDKKLMLGVAPLHAGFELPQFAFITETELYAGSGRRIGKKKQEGVTQVESMVRDLSELKIGDPVVHINHGIGRYMGLLSMDLGEGETEFLHLEYAKDTKLYVPVSQLHVISRYSGASPEDAPLHALGSGQWEKAKRKAAQQVRDTAAELLNLYARRALRQGHAFEYSAHDYEAFSESFGFEETADQAAAINAVIKDMTSGKPMDRLICGDVGFGKTEVALRAAFVAVLGGKQVAILAPTTLLAEQHAQTFADRFADWPVKIAELSRFRSGKEVTQAIKGMADGTLDIVIGTHKLLSDDIKFSRLGLVIIDEEHRFGVRQKETLKALRAEVDVLTLTATPIPRTLGMALEGLREFSIIATAPQKRLAIKTFVRSEGESTIREACLRELKRGGQVYFLHNEVETIQNRKAMLEALLPEARIAIAHGQMHERDLEKVMRDFVAQRFNILLCTTIIETGIDVPTANTIIMHRADKFGLAQLHQLRGRVGRSHHQAYAYLLVHDVQGLTKLAQRRLDAIQQMEELGSGFYLAMHDLEIRGAGEVLGDNQSGEMHEIGFQLYSDMLNEAVRSLKNGKEPDLAAPLSTTTEINLHVPALLPNDYCGDVHERLSIYKRLANCNASDKIDDLQEELIDRFGKLPDPAKALIETHRLRIAAKSIGIVKIDAHTDSALLQFVPNPPIDAMRIIELIQKNRHIKLNGQDKLRITVNMPDLAARLTQVKATIKALAG encoded by the coding sequence ATGTCCTTTGATCTAGAAAAATTGCTGCCCAAGCCGGCATCCCGTTTTGTCCTGCCGGCGCTGCATGGTTCGGCCGATGCGTTTGCATTGGCGCAAGCCGCGCTGGCGCTCAAGCCGCAGCAAAGGATGCTGGTGGTGATCGTGGCCGACGCCACCGACGGCCAGCGGCTGCGCACCGAAATCCCCTGGTTCCAGGCCGGCGCCGAGCAGACCAACGGCCTGCGCTGCCATTTGCTGCCGGACTGGGAAACCCTGCCCTACGACGCCTTCTCGCCGCACCAGGACCTGGTCTCGGAGCGGCTGGCGACCTTGTACGAGGTGCAGAACGGCCAATGCGACGTACTGCTGGTGCCTGCCACCACTGCCCTGGTCAAGATGGCGCCGCCGTCCTTCCTGGCCGGCTACACTTTCTTTTTCAAACAGGGCGAGACGCTGGATGAAGCGCGCCTGAAATCGCAGCTGACGCTGGCCGGCTACAGCCATGTCAACCAGGTCATGTCGCCCGGCGAGTATTCGGTGCGCGGCGGCCTGATCGACATTTTCCCGATGGGTTCGGTGCTGCCGTACCGGCTTGACCTGTTCGGCGACGCCATCGAAACCATACGCACGTTCGACGCCGACACCCAGCGCTCGATGTATCCGGTGAAAGAAGTCCGGCTGCTGCCGGGCCGCGAATTCCCGATGGACGAAGCGGCGCGCTCGGCCTTCCGCAGCCGCTGGCGCGAAGTGTTCGAAGGCGACCCGTCGCGCTCGGCGATCTACAAGGATATCGGCAACGGCATCGCCTCGGCCGGCATCGAATATTACCTGCCGCTGTTTTTTGAAGAGACGGCGACCTTGTTCGAATACCTGCCTGCCAGCGCGATGTTTGCCCTGGTCGGCGATATCGATAGCGCCATCCAGCGCTTCTGGAACGATACCCAGTCACGCTACAGATTCCTAAAATCGGACCGCGAGCGCCCGTTGCTGGCGCCGGAAGCCCTGTTCCTGACCGGCGAGAATTTCTTCAGCCTGGCCAAGCCGTTCGGCCGCTGGGTGATCCAGCATGGCGACGCCGCTTCCGAGCTGTCGGCGCCGATCCCGAATATCGCCGTCAACCGCCGCATCGACGACCCGCTGACCAACCTGCGCGCCTATCTGCTGCAAAGCGACCGCCGCGTGATGATTTGCGCCGAATCGAACGGCCGCCGCGAAACCTTGCAGCAGTATTTCAACGAATACGATTTGCCGCTGGCGCTGTGCGACGGTTATGCCGACTTCACCACGTCGGACAAAAAACTGATGCTGGGCGTGGCGCCCTTGCATGCCGGCTTTGAACTGCCGCAATTCGCTTTCATCACGGAAACCGAACTGTATGCAGGCTCGGGCCGCCGCATCGGCAAGAAAAAACAGGAAGGCGTCACCCAGGTCGAATCCATGGTGCGCGACCTGTCCGAGCTCAAGATCGGCGATCCGGTGGTGCACATCAACCACGGCATCGGCCGCTACATGGGCTTGCTCAGCATGGACCTGGGCGAAGGCGAAACCGAATTCCTGCACCTGGAATACGCCAAGGACACCAAACTTTACGTACCGGTATCGCAGCTGCATGTGATTTCGCGCTACTCCGGCGCTTCGCCGGAAGATGCGCCGCTGCATGCACTCGGCTCGGGCCAGTGGGAAAAGGCCAAGCGCAAAGCTGCGCAGCAGGTGCGCGATACCGCCGCGGAACTGCTGAACCTGTATGCCCGGCGCGCCCTGCGCCAGGGCCACGCTTTCGAATATTCGGCGCACGATTACGAAGCTTTCTCCGAGAGTTTCGGCTTTGAAGAAACCGCCGACCAGGCCGCCGCCATCAATGCCGTGATCAAGGACATGACCAGCGGCAAGCCGATGGACCGCCTGATCTGCGGCGACGTCGGTTTCGGCAAGACCGAGGTGGCGCTGCGCGCCGCCTTTGTCGCCGTGCTCGGCGGCAAACAGGTCGCGATCCTGGCGCCGACCACGCTGCTGGCGGAACAGCACGCGCAAACCTTTGCCGACCGCTTCGCCGACTGGCCGGTAAAGATTGCGGAACTGTCGCGTTTCCGCAGCGGCAAGGAAGTCACGCAAGCCATCAAGGGCATGGCCGACGGCACGCTGGACATCGTGATCGGCACCCATAAGCTGCTGTCCGACGATATCAAGTTCTCGCGACTGGGACTGGTGATCATCGACGAAGAACACCGTTTCGGCGTGCGCCAGAAAGAAACGCTCAAGGCGCTGCGGGCCGAGGTCGACGTCCTGACGCTGACCGCAACGCCTATCCCGCGTACCCTGGGCATGGCGCTGGAAGGCCTGCGCGAATTCTCCATCATCGCTACTGCGCCGCAAAAGCGCCTGGCGATCAAGACCTTCGTGCGCAGCGAAGGCGAATCGACCATCCGCGAAGCCTGCCTGCGCGAACTGAAGCGCGGCGGCCAGGTCTATTTCCTGCACAATGAAGTGGAAACCATCCAGAACCGCAAGGCGATGCTGGAAGCGCTGTTGCCGGAAGCGCGCATCGCCATTGCCCATGGCCAGATGCACGAGCGCGACCTGGAAAAAGTCATGCGCGATTTTGTCGCCCAGCGCTTCAACATCCTGCTGTGCACCACCATCATCGAAACCGGCATCGACGTACCGACCGCCAACACCATCATCATGCACCGCGCCGACAAGTTCGGCCTGGCGCAGTTGCACCAGCTGCGCGGCCGCGTCGGCCGTTCCCATCACCAGGCTTACGCTTACCTGCTGGTGCACGACGTCCAGGGCCTGACCAAGCTGGCGCAGCGCCGGCTGGATGCGATCCAGCAGATGGAAGAACTCGGCAGCGGTTTCTACCTGGCCATGCACGACCTGGAAATCCGCGGCGCCGGCGAAGTACTGGGCGATAACCAGTCGGGCGAAATGCACGAAATCGGTTTCCAGCTGTATTCCGACATGCTCAACGAAGCCGTGCGCTCCCTGAAGAACGGCAAGGAGCCGGACCTGGCGGCGCCACTGTCGACCACTACCGAGATCAACCTGCACGTGCCGGCCCTGCTGCCCAACGACTATTGCGGCGATGTGCACGAAAGGCTGTCGATCTACAAGCGCCTGGCCAATTGCAACGCCTCTGACAAGATCGACGACCTGCAGGAAGAATTGATCGACCGCTTCGGCAAGCTGCCGGACCCGGCCAAAGCTTTGATTGAAACGCATCGCCTGCGAATTGCCGCCAAGTCGATAGGCATCGTCAAGATCGATGCGCATACCGATTCCGCCCTGCTGCAATTCGTGCCGAATCCGCCGATCGACGCCATGCGCATCATCGAACTGATCCAGAAAAACCGCCATATCAAGCTGAACGGCCAGGACAAATTGCGCATCACCGTCAACATGCCCGACCTGGCGGCGCGCCTGACCCAGGTCAAGGCGACCATCAAGGCCTTAGCGGGATGA
- a CDS encoding DUF4870 family protein, with product MAQELVFDSKLHSEKNLAWWLYLFHAASLLFSLGALSWIPLIINYVKRSDAADTFVYSHHNWQIRSFWWYLLWMVVGGALFLTVLGIPLAFAVWGIAWLWKGYRLIKGIVDLNDNKAMPA from the coding sequence ATGGCACAAGAACTAGTCTTCGATAGCAAGCTGCATTCCGAAAAAAACCTTGCCTGGTGGCTCTACCTGTTTCATGCAGCCAGCCTGCTGTTTTCCCTGGGGGCGCTCTCCTGGATCCCCCTGATCATCAATTATGTCAAACGCTCGGATGCGGCGGACACCTTCGTATACAGCCACCATAACTGGCAAATCCGCTCATTCTGGTGGTATCTGCTGTGGATGGTCGTCGGCGGCGCCCTGTTCCTGACCGTGCTCGGCATCCCGCTGGCCTTCGCGGTGTGGGGCATTGCCTGGCTGTGGAAGGGCTATCGCCTGATCAAGGGCATAGTGGATTTGAATGACAATAAGGCAATGCCTGCTTGA
- the ispF gene encoding 2-C-methyl-D-erythritol 2,4-cyclodiphosphate synthase, which translates to MSQQFRIGQGYDCHALQAGRPLIIGGVTIPHKTGLLGHSDADVLLHAIIDALFGAAALGDIGRHFSDTDAQFAGADSRKLLREAVRLIGAAGYTVGNIDSTIIAQAPKMAPHIPQMVAHIAADCGIAVNQVNVKAKTNEKLGYLGREEGIAAEAVALLLAR; encoded by the coding sequence ATGAGCCAGCAGTTCCGCATCGGCCAGGGTTACGATTGCCACGCCTTGCAGGCTGGCCGGCCGCTGATTATCGGCGGCGTGACGATTCCGCATAAAACCGGCCTGCTGGGCCACTCGGACGCGGATGTGCTGCTGCACGCAATTATCGATGCCTTGTTTGGCGCCGCGGCCCTGGGCGATATCGGCCGTCATTTCTCCGATACCGACGCGCAGTTTGCCGGCGCCGATTCCCGCAAGCTGCTGCGCGAGGCGGTAAGGCTGATCGGCGCTGCCGGCTACACTGTCGGCAATATCGACTCGACCATCATCGCCCAGGCGCCGAAAATGGCGCCGCATATCCCGCAGATGGTGGCGCACATCGCCGCCGATTGCGGGATTGCCGTCAACCAGGTCAACGTCAAGGCCAAGACCAACGAAAAGCTGGGTTATCTGGGCCGGGAGGAAGGGATTGCAGCAGAGGCGGTTGCTCTGCTGCTGGCGCGCTAG
- the ispD gene encoding 2-C-methyl-D-erythritol 4-phosphate cytidylyltransferase encodes MNPSRYFALIPAAGIGARVGADIPKQYMQLAGQPMLMHVLDTFAASGAISHVYVVVGADDGYIADLMASAPHLQGRVTVLFDGGPSRRDSVLNGLQAIRGQAGDDDWVLVHDAARPGLTGALIERLIDTLRNDPVGGLLALPVVDTLKRSDKNAQDARVVQTVARTELWAAQTPQMFRYGLLVRALTLAAAVTDEASAVEQLGLQPRLVEGSPRNFKVTLPHDVALAELFLKEEF; translated from the coding sequence ATGAATCCATCCCGCTATTTTGCCCTGATTCCCGCTGCCGGCATCGGTGCCCGCGTAGGCGCGGATATCCCCAAGCAATATATGCAGCTGGCCGGCCAGCCGATGCTGATGCATGTCCTCGACACCTTTGCCGCGTCCGGCGCCATCAGCCACGTGTATGTCGTGGTCGGCGCCGATGACGGTTATATCGCCGACCTGATGGCGTCCGCGCCGCATCTGCAGGGACGGGTGACGGTGTTGTTCGATGGCGGTCCCAGCCGCCGGGATTCCGTGCTGAACGGCCTGCAAGCGATTCGCGGGCAGGCTGGCGATGACGACTGGGTGCTGGTGCATGACGCCGCCCGGCCGGGTCTGACAGGCGCCCTGATCGAGCGCCTGATTGACACCCTGCGCAACGATCCGGTCGGCGGCCTGCTGGCATTGCCGGTGGTTGATACCCTCAAGCGCAGTGACAAAAATGCCCAGGATGCGCGCGTAGTGCAAACCGTGGCGCGCACCGAACTGTGGGCCGCGCAGACCCCGCAGATGTTCCGCTATGGCTTGCTGGTGCGCGCACTGACCCTGGCAGCAGCGGTCACCGACGAAGCCAGCGCGGTCGAGCAGCTGGGCCTGCAGCCGCGCCTGGTCGAAGGCAGCCCGCGCAATTTCAAGGTAACCTTGCCGCACGATGTGGCGTTGGCAGAGCTGTTTCTAAAGGAAGAATTTTGA
- a CDS encoding GNAT family N-acetyltransferase: MIQVIEKTSAANGNSVRVMSVKDIPAVMQIQAECYPPLMLESEAVFRARLALTPATCWIWSGHGEDAGAYLFSYPSSKDAITALDHPFKIPAAPDCLYLHDLAVAPAARGRRAANTLVATALEHARTNGLRWSALVSVQQSQPFWSALGYAPVEVLHSPARENLASYQQPAGLADAVYMLQRLA, translated from the coding sequence TTGATCCAGGTTATCGAAAAAACCTCTGCGGCAAACGGCAACTCGGTCAGGGTCATGTCCGTCAAGGACATCCCTGCCGTCATGCAAATCCAGGCGGAATGCTATCCGCCGCTTATGCTGGAATCGGAAGCCGTATTCCGCGCCCGCCTGGCCCTGACCCCGGCCACCTGCTGGATCTGGTCAGGGCACGGGGAAGACGCCGGCGCCTACCTGTTCAGCTACCCTTCCAGCAAGGATGCCATCACCGCGCTCGACCATCCTTTCAAGATCCCGGCGGCCCCTGACTGCCTGTACCTGCATGACCTGGCGGTTGCGCCGGCTGCGCGCGGCCGGCGCGCAGCCAATACTCTGGTAGCAACCGCGCTGGAACACGCGCGGACCAACGGGTTGCGCTGGAGTGCACTGGTATCGGTACAGCAATCGCAGCCATTCTGGAGCGCGCTGGGTTATGCGCCGGTGGAAGTATTGCATTCTCCAGCCAGGGAAAACCTGGCCAGTTACCAGCAGCCCGCCGGCCTGGCCGACGCCGTCTACATGTTGCAACGGCTGGCGTGA
- a CDS encoding sensor histidine kinase yields the protein MVTPHRLAWLKSGLMWRTFFMIAFLITVSMVTWVASFKIVERGPRAQQVAAQIISIVTITRAALTHSAPDLRSELLFDLASNEGIRIYPLEDTDQIEPPPDNALMPDLEREVRARLGNQTRFSSKVNDIGGFWISFKIDSDEYWLMLDSERVERSSGVQWLQWGSVALVLSLLGAMFISTLINQPLSRLTAATRAVAKGLQPEPLPETGPTEIEEANRSFNQMVSDLQRIESDRAIILAGISHDLRTPLARMLLEVEMANLSDDARTGMQSDLAQMDGIIGQFLHYAKPTDTSSFERINLSELIDSVVQTAARHADIRIQTIITPNVHVSGNETELTRVFNNLIENSRRYGKKEGDECVEVDISCQVRQDKVILNIADHGAGVPDNEIDRLLRPFTRLDVARGQANGSGLGLAIVSRIVKQHGGKLRVSNREGGGLATQIELQLKT from the coding sequence ATGGTAACTCCGCACCGGCTGGCCTGGCTGAAAAGCGGTCTGATGTGGCGGACCTTTTTCATGATCGCGTTCCTGATCACGGTCAGCATGGTGACCTGGGTCGCCAGCTTCAAGATCGTCGAGCGCGGCCCGCGCGCGCAGCAGGTCGCCGCGCAGATCATCTCCATCGTCACGATTACCCGCGCTGCCCTCACCCATTCGGCGCCGGACCTGCGCAGCGAACTGCTGTTCGACCTGGCCAGCAATGAAGGCATCCGGATTTATCCGCTGGAAGATACCGACCAGATCGAGCCGCCGCCCGACAATGCCCTGATGCCCGACCTGGAACGCGAAGTACGCGCCAGGCTCGGCAACCAGACCCGGTTTTCATCCAAGGTCAACGATATCGGCGGTTTCTGGATCAGCTTCAAGATCGACAGCGACGAATACTGGCTGATGCTCGACAGCGAGCGGGTCGAGCGCAGCTCCGGCGTGCAATGGCTGCAGTGGGGCAGCGTCGCGCTGGTATTGTCGCTGCTGGGGGCGATGTTCATTTCGACCCTGATCAACCAGCCGCTGTCGCGCCTGACCGCCGCCACCCGCGCGGTAGCCAAGGGCTTGCAGCCTGAACCGCTGCCTGAAACCGGCCCGACTGAAATCGAGGAAGCCAACCGCAGCTTTAACCAGATGGTCAGCGACCTGCAGCGCATCGAATCGGACCGGGCCATCATCCTGGCCGGCATTTCCCACGATTTGCGCACGCCGCTGGCGCGCATGCTGCTGGAAGTGGAAATGGCTAACTTGTCCGACGACGCCCGCACCGGCATGCAATCCGACCTGGCGCAGATGGACGGCATCATCGGCCAGTTCCTGCATTACGCAAAACCGACGGACACCAGCAGCTTCGAGAGAATCAACCTCAGCGAACTGATCGACAGTGTGGTGCAGACCGCCGCGCGCCATGCCGACATCCGGATCCAGACCATCATCACGCCGAATGTCCACGTTTCCGGCAATGAAACCGAACTCACGCGCGTATTCAACAACCTGATAGAAAATTCGCGCCGCTACGGCAAGAAAGAAGGCGATGAATGCGTCGAAGTCGATATCAGCTGCCAAGTGCGCCAGGACAAGGTCATCCTGAACATCGCCGACCACGGCGCCGGCGTGCCGGACAACGAGATAGACCGTTTACTGCGGCCGTTCACCCGGCTCGATGTCGCGCGCGGACAAGCCAACGGTTCAGGCCTCGGCCTGGCGATCGTCAGCCGCATCGTCAAGCAGCACGGCGGCAAGCTGCGCGTCAGCAACCGCGAAGGCGGCGGCCTGGCTACCCAGATCGAACTGCAGCTGAAAACCTAG
- the serB gene encoding phosphoserine phosphatase SerB translates to MKLILQSLSAERNTIDRIANLAGVAAADISSGGRHAWRCEGVDYSESLKTLIDAACYGARIDCAWLPAAPKLGDFKLLAMDMDSTLITIECIDEIADMQGLKPQVSAITEAAMRGELEFNESLTRRVALLKGLEATALQRVLDERLQLSPGAENMLAAVKAAGLKTLLVSGGFTFFTDHMKATLGLDYAHSNVLEIVNGKLTGKVLGGIVNAEEKKLTVERVCAGLNIAPSQAIVMGDGANDLAMMRIAGLSVAFRAKPVVRAQASVALNFVGLDGILPVLA, encoded by the coding sequence ATGAAACTGATCTTGCAAAGCCTGAGCGCGGAACGCAACACCATTGACCGCATCGCCAACTTGGCCGGCGTCGCCGCTGCCGACATCAGCAGTGGCGGCCGCCATGCCTGGCGTTGCGAAGGCGTCGACTATTCGGAAAGCCTGAAAACGCTGATCGACGCCGCCTGCTACGGTGCCCGGATCGATTGCGCCTGGCTGCCGGCGGCGCCGAAACTCGGTGATTTCAAATTGCTGGCCATGGACATGGACTCGACCCTGATCACGATCGAATGCATCGATGAAATTGCCGACATGCAGGGTTTGAAGCCGCAAGTCTCGGCAATTACCGAAGCGGCGATGCGCGGCGAGCTGGAGTTCAATGAAAGCCTGACCCGACGCGTGGCCTTGCTCAAGGGCCTGGAAGCGACGGCGCTGCAGCGGGTGCTGGACGAACGGCTGCAATTGTCGCCGGGAGCGGAAAACATGCTGGCGGCGGTCAAGGCAGCCGGCCTCAAGACCTTGCTGGTGTCGGGCGGCTTCACTTTTTTTACCGACCACATGAAAGCCACACTCGGACTCGATTACGCTCATTCCAACGTGCTGGAAATCGTCAACGGCAAGCTGACCGGCAAAGTGCTGGGTGGTATCGTCAATGCCGAGGAGAAAAAGCTGACGGTCGAACGCGTCTGCGCCGGACTGAATATCGCTCCCAGCCAGGCGATCGTCATGGGCGACGGCGCCAACGACCTCGCCATGATGCGGATCGCCGGCCTGTCGGTAGCCTTCCGCGCCAAGCCGGTGGTAAGGGCGCAAGCCAGCGTGGCCTTGAATTTTGTCGGTTTGGATGGCATCTTGCCTGTATTGGCGTAA
- the ompR gene encoding two-component system response regulator OmpR has translation MNTINTQNQTSNAHQHKILVVDDDVRLRDLLRRYLTEQGFQVVTAENAQAMNKLWIRERYDLLVLDLMLPGEDGLAICRRLRGAGDQTPIIMLTAKGEDVDRIVGLEMGADDYLPKPFNPRELVARIGAVLRRKGPDELPGAPSETPQSFEFGEFILDLGTRTLKKNGESIPLTTGEFSVLKVFARHARQPLSREKLMELARGREYEVFDRSLDVQISRLRKLIEPDPASPLYIQTVWGLGYVFIPEGQPR, from the coding sequence ATGAATACGATCAACACCCAAAACCAAACAAGCAATGCCCACCAACATAAAATCCTGGTGGTCGACGACGACGTCCGCTTGCGTGACCTGCTGCGACGATACCTGACGGAACAAGGCTTCCAGGTAGTCACGGCCGAGAACGCCCAGGCCATGAACAAGCTCTGGATACGCGAGCGCTACGACCTGCTGGTGCTGGACCTGATGCTGCCGGGCGAAGACGGCCTGGCGATCTGCCGCCGCCTGCGCGGCGCAGGCGACCAGACGCCGATCATCATGCTGACCGCCAAAGGCGAAGACGTGGACCGCATCGTCGGGCTGGAAATGGGCGCCGACGATTACCTGCCCAAACCGTTCAACCCGCGCGAGCTGGTGGCGCGCATCGGCGCCGTGCTGCGCCGCAAGGGGCCGGACGAACTGCCGGGAGCGCCGTCGGAAACGCCGCAGTCTTTCGAGTTCGGCGAATTCATCCTCGACCTCGGCACCCGTACTCTGAAAAAGAACGGCGAGTCGATCCCGCTCACCACCGGTGAATTCTCCGTGCTCAAGGTGTTTGCGCGGCACGCGCGGCAGCCGCTGTCGCGCGAAAAGCTGATGGAACTGGCGCGCGGCCGCGAATACGAAGTATTCGACCGCAGCCTGGACGTCCAGATTTCGCGCCTGCGCAAGCTGATCGAACCGGATCCGGCCAGCCCGCTCTACATCCAGACTGTATGGGGACTCGGTTATGTCTTCATTCCCGAAGGCCAGCCGCGCTGA